GAGGTGTCTAACTTCTGCACAACCACCTGAGGCTTATCTGAACAGCTGCACACAAATACatcataaagggttagttcaaccaaaaattaaaattctgtcattaattactcaccttcatgtcgttccaaacccgtaagaccttcgttcatcttcggaatacaaattaagatatttttgatgaaatccgtgggcctccgatagactgcaacacaattaccactttcaaggcccagaaaggtagtaaagacatcgttaaaatggtccatgtgacttcagtggttcaaccgtaagtttatgaagtgacgagaatactttttcaacaaacaaaaataacagctttattcaacaatttcttctcttccatctcagtctcctacgctgtttaatcattgtgttctgaagatgaacgaaagtcttatgggtttggaacgacatgagggtgagtactttgacagaaatttaatttttgggtgaactaaccctttaaggttcgatagtctcattattattattaataacttTAAGAAGGGAGAAGAGAAATATGGTAATTTACTGTAGTGAGTTTTCACAAAAAGCTAAGTAATTGGGGAAACAGTTATTGACCTCTGAGCTTTCCTGACCTTTTTGCTCAGTCTTTCTCATAAATAGTGCATTAGTGTTACATCAAAATGGTTGTattgttttcttcttctttgagGCTCACTTATAAAGCTACTGAAGGTTTTTGTGACAAGAACAgtcataatttagtttttatgaCCATTTTCCACCTTGTTTCTGACCCTTAGGATTAAATGGACATTTTTTGCTGCTTTGCCTTTGAAAAACGACACTTCGCAAGTGATCAACAGTGCCCTGGTCAGCTCACAGATGATCGGGATCTTGTTCAGCCACTCATTTCTAACATTGGGATCCTTCAGATGGATATGCAGAGCTGCAGGTGCTGCACACATCCAGGAATGGCTCAAGGTTTGGTGGCCTTTCCTATTCTTTTCTCTtatattgtttcattttttttggtttattaGTATAGTAGTATCTATCCTTAtctacagtatctcacagaagtgagtacacccctcacatttttgtaaatattttattatatcttttcatgtgacaacactgaagaaatgacactttgctacaatgtaaagtagtgagtgtacagcttgtataacagtgtaaatttgctgccccctcaaaataactcagcACACatccattaatgtctaaaccactggccacaaaagtgagtacacccctaagtaaaaatgtccaaattgggcccaattagccattttctttccccggtgtcatgtgactcgttagtgttacaaggtatcaggtgtgaatggggagcaggtgtgttaaatttggtgttattgctctcactctctcatactggtcactggaagttcaacatggcacctcatggcaaagaactctctgaggatctgaaaaaaagaattgttgctctacataaagatggcctAGGTTACAAGAAgtttgccaagaccctgaaactgagctgcagcatggtgttgtcacatgaaaagatataataaaatattttcaaaaatgtgaggggtgtactcacttctgtgaggtaCTTTATATTTCCACCTCACCAAGACTGAATTGAAAATCTTTTCATTCAGATGTATGTCACAATATGGAAGTAAAATCGCAACTATAAATTTGACAAAAAACAACATCTTCTTGAAGGATTGTTGTCTAAGAAGATATGTAATGTGGACTAAAAGATACATTGACTACAGGTaatttttcaaaagaaaatttgtctttttgtaaaTTGAAAGCTTGAATAATAGGCTACATATTAGAGGTGGGAATCTTAAGGCACTTAACGATTCGATCCGATTCCGATTCTGGGAGGGACGATCCGATTCCCAAAACGATTCTTAATTAATTATCCTGCTGTGCAAAAAATTCtctaaactttttattttaaccaaAATTGGAGTTACTATGCTTTTTGTATATAGTTTGAATATCTGTTTGACAGTATTgccaaattaaaaatgattatgaatatttctttttcaatacttttaatttattaacaaagttatTTTCAGGATTAACAAACTCTGAATGAATGGTAAGCCATACAATTGCAATGAACAATCATTAAGAATAAACAGTTCTCAATTTGTATGACAatttatgtgacaaaaaaaatttgTGTGATCAATACGCACACTGTGTAATCAATTtgcacactcaaacacactcaatTTGTGTGACAAAACAAAAGTGTGACaatttttcagtttattttgaacattttaacaaaaaatgtctagagccacacaaaaaaaaaatctttaaaacagGCTAATGCAGAAGAAAAATGTCAGggaacaaattaaatacaaacttAAATATTCAACATCTAGGCTGGCCTACCATAGTTTATcttatataatactataatactaAGTTTTTGTGTAGGAACAGCAGTTGGTCCACATGTTCAGAAGTAAGTGTGCTTCGCTGTGCTGTCACAATATCACCTGCAGTGGAGAAGACCCTCTCTCTGCAGACACACTGGTTGCTGGAATGCATAAATATCTCTTTGCCATTTTGGAGAGCACAGGAAATGACACCTTGTTGACATGCCACCAGTTGAGGGGGTCCTCTGTTAGAGGGAGTGGTGGGGTACTGCAATACCTGGTCATCTCCTCTTCAACCAAGGCAGAGGGTGACTGATGATATGGTGTATCTGAAGCATCAGAGAAGGTCTGCCCCAGCAGATTGTGAAGCAGAGATGAAGCTCTTCCTTTTGAAGTAGTAGGACAGTCATCCTGCAACTCTGTGACTTCAGGCTGTGGGCTCACTGAGATGTTGGCTTCTTTCACAGTGCTGTCTTCTAGATTGTCAGGCACTTCCTGCTTTTAagcaattaaaagaaattaaaataaacagagtGTAGATAAAAAATAACTCTTCCAGTAATTCAATGAGGTAATGTAAGTCACAGtatacattattatttacacactgataaatatttaaatatttaaagaaattagagattaatttaattaaagacATGAAATCATCACACAAATAAGCCTTAATAATATTGAGACCGTAATATTGCACTCTAATGTCACATGCTAAAACATTTAGTCAATGATGATAAAATAATTACCTCTTGTAATGATGAAGCTTCAGTGATCAGTGTTTTGTAAGTTTCCTCTCTCTTTTCTTTGGAAAGAAAAGGCAGTGCCTTAAAGCGTGGGTCGAGAGAAGCACATTTGTTAAGAAGGCTAGTCTCCTGGTCAGTGGTGTACCTTTTGCTGAGGTCCTCACATATGACCCTCTTTATCTCCCTGATCATCACTGATTTTTCCTCAGTGTTTTCTTTCATGTCCTGGATCAGTTTAGCATGCAATGGGGCAATTAAACACGCAGTGGGGCTGCTCTCCTCTGACATCAGAAGTGTGGCATCTTTCATAGGCTTAAGAGCAGTTATCACATCCTCACTGCATGAAATATCGGATTCCGTGAGAGTGAAGATTTCAGCCGCTCCTTTTCTCACCTCCTGTGATAGTAACGCAGCACAGACAGCCGGCTGTTGTTCAAGAAATCTTTCAAGCATCTCGTATGCGCTGTTCCATCTAGTGATGACGTCTGATTTCAGTTTGTGAGACGGAAGATTTAGTTGTTTTTGCTTCTCCTTCAACTGATGGTTTGCAATTGCGCTGCGGTGGAAAAAAGTCGCGATCCGCCTCACTCTCCCTAACAACCTTGACACAGACGGCAACTTCAGCGCTCGTTGGGAAGCCAAATTCAGTGTGTGCGCATAACATCTAACATGTGAAAACTTGCCGAGCTGTGCTGCAACAGCCATGTTAGAGGCATTGTCACTCACCAAAACCAAGTCTTTGTTCCGAATTTTCCATTCGTCTGAAACATTGTGCAGTAGTTCAGCAATATTCGCCCCTGTGTGACTTTCGCTCATAGCACGCGTTTGCAGAACACAAGCTGCAAGCTTCCACTCATCTGTAATGTAGTGTGCCGTAATAGTGACATACGATTCTGTTGTAATTGATGTCCATGCATCGCATGTTATTGCCACTCTGTCCGTCTTACTTAGGGATTCTAAGATGTGATCTTTACACTCACTGTAGAGTGCGGGGACAGCCGTCTCACTAAAATAACGACGCGAGGGCAAAGTGTATCGTGCGAAATCCTTGGTTTTCCACAACGGAGTACGGGCGCAGATCTTTGGCAATAAAACCCGCCACTGATCGGGTAATTCGTTTTGCCTTTTCAGAATTCGGTGGAAGCTTTGCTACTTGATCCAGGGTCCTTTGAATGTAACTGGGAGTGTTCGTGATTGGAAGAGAATGCTGTTTCTCCAGCTCTGAGTGGAACCGCGTAATATGTTTCTTCATGTTAGTCGTGTTGCCGAAATATTTGAATTTGGCGCTACAGACTTTGCACACAGTATGGCTTTTATCAACGACACCTTCGGTGTCTTCAGAAAATCCAAAATGTTGCCACACATCCGATTTTAAATGAGATGGTGCAGGTCgtagtttgtccattttatctTAAACTAAGCTAATTCACCAGCATATGAACGGTCGTCCATCAACGTCTTTTTTGTTTGGTCACGTGAGTCTTGACAGCGCTCGCATTTGAATTGAACACAGAATCGATTCTGAATTTTTGAGAATCGATTCTGGATCGTTAGATAACGAATCGCGATGCATTGATGCATCAAGCTTTTCTCCCACCACTACTACATATAGAGAAACTGCAAAGTAAGCATTTTCCTTCCTGATCTTTCATTTGGCGCTAATTGAATGTTTTCAGTTTTCTCTTAAACCAACATGCAAACTCATCAACATCACTTTGTTAGTTTTTCAAGAATTGCGAAAACCTTCATAAGTTACTTTTGTACAATGAGAATAGGGGTACCAAATAAAGCACTGGGTATACTTCATTGTTTTACGCGTACGCTAGCATATGCGCACTGTTGAACGCAAAGCCTTGCAAattatacttcatttgactcgtaCGCGTACACAGGCGTTCGACACgtgcagttttgagcaatctctcgccacgagttatatgtattctttcatgctagagttgtacaaatgagggtactttgtaacctcttcacacaatctgTCATCTGTATAGGtctccattgtcgctgtagcctgcatgcgttccggtctgttctgtttatgcaggtttTCTTTGATTACCTTGAGAATCGACACCcccagggcacggttgccaccttgtgcaCTGTATGCTGACCCTCGCGTATgcataaaaagtgaagtatactttgggcttaatgCAACGTGGCATGCTTCCAGTGTGATGTGTAATGTCCTGttaattttcattaaatgttttttttttttttttttttttgtactttaaGATATAGTTTTGAGTTGTGATAGTTTAAGGATCATCAGGATTAATGTCTTTGAATAATGTCATGAAGTAAAATAAAGGCATTGAGCAGGAATCCGGAATAGAGTGCAATGAGAAAATATAATTTGTATAAAATGTAAGTCTGTCCATTCAAGCATGCCTGATGCCCCATCCTTTTCAAATAACTGGACGATTGCTTTTGAAATGATTTGCAGATACAAAAGAGCTCAGTGTCTAGTTTCGCAcactacatttttatttaacaggCAAAAGATAAAAtgagaatgaatgaataaataaataaaataaagaaacaaacaagTGTAATTATGCTCATAGCCACAAATGTCCAGTGTATCAATAACACTATATTAAGAATGTGTGATTAAATGTGTCAAAGCATAAAATGGAGAATTGCATCTCCGTAAATATGTTTATGCAGTTACCTGCATAGCCAGGATCAATGGAGGATACTTCAGTTAGAGAAAATTGGGAGCAAACAAGGCATGAAACTGGACACAACAATATGTTAGCAGTCCAAATGTATCAAGAGCACAATAACCCAGATACAGCTTTATAAAATATGCCTGAAAGAGCTTGTGAAAGCTAGAAAAAATAGTAATTTGCTATAGTATGCAATAAATGCCCTATCCATAGTGTTTGATTTGTATAAATTTCGGCATTTATTGGAATCATAGTGGATGTGACCTGGTTgttttgaaattaattaaacatttaatataactGGCGAAGCTGATTATGTTCCTACACTATATACGGAGCACTAAATCTATTTTATCCAGATATCATATAGATCCAAGACAAAGGGCTTGAACTATGAACTATGTGCTGGAGAGACAATTTTGTTTATGGACACTGTTCTGCATGTGGCACTATAGGATTGGAGTTGAGCCCTCCAACCTGTAACATACAGATTGGTCTACAACTGgctaacagcatttatttccaGGCTGCAGGCTACCTGAAGGTCACTGTTAAGGCAGAATTGAATCAAAAGCACATTATAaatgattttctgctcaagaccAATCAGGATGATGCTCATGTTTCTCGTTGTTCTCTTCTGATTATGGGAGTGCACTTGTGTTTTTCTCACTATTTCTGAACGTAGTTGTGCCAGTGGCCTAGGACAGTGAAGATATATACACATATTGAGATATATGCACATATTGAAAACAAACATATGCACGTCTAAATAAggaatatttcttgagcacctgATTTGATCCTGAtcctgatttctgaaggatcatgtgacactgaggactggagtaatgatgctggaaattcagctttgccatcacaggaatatattacattttaaaatatattcaaatagaaaacagttattaaaacataagaaacctttttttcattaaaacattaacaaatccCATTCAACATTATTTATTCAACACTACAAAATCTTGACCATGAACTTTTGAacggttgtgtgtgtgtgtgtgtgtgtgtgtgtgtgtgtgtgtgtgtgtgtatacatatattgTGTTGTTGCTTTTGTAAATATCATGTACCTTCAATGAATATTGTAAATACCAGCACAgggtcatatttatttatttattttttgtaaattgtttCTCTTGGTTTTGTGTAGTTGGGGAGTTTAAAATTGGCTTGAGTGTGTAGTGCAGTTCAAAATGATAGATTGCAGTTTTGATGCTAAAACAAACACATGCATATATTCCGACCAAAATCTCggtaacaaacaaaaatattggtTTGTTGTTCAGTTTAGCTGAAATTGTGTTTTGCAATAAAAGAAAGAATATTGACAAAGCATTTATGTGACCTTAGACTGCATATTAAACTGTGTAAGCGTAAGATTGGACATGTAAATCCACTCACAAATGTGCAAAACATCTGAAAGAATTTAATTTTCACTTTGAGCCTTAGACACACATTTTGTGGACATTGTGACATTGATAACTTTTCAGAACTCGCACATCTATCTTATATAAACTAAGTGTCATTATTGGAGAACAGTATTTTAAGCATGAAAGTTGAAATTAGAATCACACAATCAATTTATATCAAGAAGTCTGTGAAGTGtgcaataattaaatttttgattatCAGTAAAACCCAGTGCAGTAACATTTAAGATAAACCACTGCATCATTTTGTCCCTTTAATTTGAACAATCACACCAGCTTCA
Above is a genomic segment from Megalobrama amblycephala isolate DHTTF-2021 linkage group LG14, ASM1881202v1, whole genome shotgun sequence containing:
- the LOC125244565 gene encoding E3 SUMO-protein ligase ZBED1-like isoform X2 translates to MSESHTGANIAELLHNVSDEWKIRNKDLVLVSDNASNMAVAAQLGKFSHVRCYAHTLNLASQRALKLPSVSRLLGRVRRIATFFHRSAIANHQLKEKQKQLNLPSHKLKSDVITRWNSAYEMLERFLEQQPAVCAALLSQEVRKGAAEIFTLTESDISCSEDVITALKPMKDATLLMSEESSPTACLIAPLHAKLIQDMKENTEEKSVMIREIKRVICEDLSKRYTTDQETSLLNKCASLDPRFKALPFLSKEKREETYKTLITEASSLQEEVPDNLEDSTVKEANISVSPQPEVTELQDDCPTTSKGRASSLLHNLLGQTFSDASDTPYHQSPSALVEEEMTRYCSTPPLPLTEDPLNWWHVNKVSFPVLSKMAKRYLCIPATSVSAERGSSPLQVIL
- the LOC125244565 gene encoding E3 SUMO-protein ligase ZBED1-like isoform X1; translation: MSESHTGANIAELLHNVSDEWKIRNKDLVLVSDNASNMAVAAQLGKFSHVRCYAHTLNLASQRALKLPSVSRLLGRVRRIATFFHRSAIANHQLKEKQKQLNLPSHKLKSDVITRWNSAYEMLERFLEQQPAVCAALLSQEVRKGAAEIFTLTESDISCSEDVITALKPMKDATLLMSEESSPTACLIAPLHAKLIQDMKENTEEKSVMIREIKRVICEDLSKRYTTDQETSLLNKCASLDPRFKALPFLSKEKREETYKTLITEASSLQEQEVPDNLEDSTVKEANISVSPQPEVTELQDDCPTTSKGRASSLLHNLLGQTFSDASDTPYHQSPSALVEEEMTRYCSTPPLPLTEDPLNWWHVNKVSFPVLSKMAKRYLCIPATSVSAERGSSPLQVIL